GGGCGGAAGGTCAGGCAGACTGGCTGGACAGCCTGGAATCCGATCACGTGGGGCCGGATCTGCAACTCGAGCAGGCCCGGCTGGGGCCGGTTCTGGATAGGGTGCTGGCAACGCTGACGCCGGATCAGCGAACTCTGTTGTTACTCCATGATGTCGATGGCTGGCGCCAGGAACATCTGGCCGAGGTTCTGGATATTCCGGTCGGCACTGTAAAATCCCGGTTGCACCGTTGCCGGGCCGCCTTGCGAAAAAAATTGCAGCGGGAACTGGAACCCGTCGAGCCGGTCGGACGTGTGGGGGAGTGAGGTGATGACGATGACCTGTAAAGAAACCCGGGCGAACCTGCCCACCTACATCATAAACGGGCTTTCCCCGGCCGAGCATGACCAGGTTGTGCAGCACCTGGCCAGTTGTGATGCCTGCAATGAGGTGCTTGAGTCAGAGCGTGTCCTGAACGAGGCCTTGCGTGAGCGATTCGTTATCCCGCCACCGTCGCCGGATTTTGAGCAGCGTGTTTTTGCCGCATCCGGGAAAAACGCTGATGGCGGCTGGAGCCACTCGGTACTGGGCGGAGCCATCGCGGCAGCGCTTGCTCTGGGGGTCGGCCTGGGGGTTCTGCTGAATTCCGGCGGCCCGGCAGAGGGTGATGCGTCCGGTCTCGGTTCTGTGGCCTCTGTGGCAGTGGATGCTGAAAAGCCGGAGGCGCCTGTTGTGGCGCCTGTGGATAAAACCGTTCGTCTGGCATTCCGGTCTGGTGAGGCTCTGGAAAACGTTACCCTGACGCTGGAACTGCCGCCGAATGTGGAGCTTGCCTCCTGGCCCGGCCGCCGGAAACTCAGTTGGCAGGTCAGTCTTGAGGCGGGTGAGAATGTTTTGTCACTGCCTTTGAAGCTGCTCTTTCCAGGCGCGGGTGAGCTGGTGGCGCGACTGGATACCGGCGATCGTCAGAAAACCTTCCATGCTCCGATTCCTGAGTACCCGGAACAGCCGGTTGAGGATCCAGAATCATGAAGTTTGACCGTCTCTCCCGGAGCATTTTGTCGGCCGGGTCGCTGGTTTTTTTGCTGCTGGCACCGATGATAACGCTGGCCAGTGACGATCTGGATGTTACCATGCGTATGGTAACCGACGATGTTGAGCTTACAGATTCAGTGGTTCGGGAAATTGAACTGCCCCGGGTTGTTGAAAGGCCCGAAACCGCGGCCGAGCCCGGTTCAAAGGGTCTTGAGGCATCCAGGGGTGGGCGGGACGCCAGGGAAGTCCGTGAACGGGGACGCGAGTTCGGTGAAGCCGTGTCCGAGAGCGCCCGGCAAACCCGCGATCTGATGGAACGCGATCTGTTGGAAGAGGGCCGGCCCGACAGGCCGGATCGCCGTGAAGGACTCGAGCGCCCCCAGCGCCCCGAACTGCCGGATGCTGCGGGACGAGAGCGCTGAAACTGAGTTGCTAAGCCAGCCCGTCCTGTGATGAACAATCCGGAGAAATCTGTTTGCTGGCGCACTGGCTTGCCCTTTCCTTATCCGTTTTACTGGTGGCTCCCCTTGGGCTTCAGGCGGCCGAAACCGATGCCGGAATGGAGCAGCTCCAGGACGGCATTCAGTCGTTTGAAAGTGGCAACCTGCAGGCCGCCAGGGCGCACTTTGAAAACGCCATCGCTGCCGGCCTGACATCCCCCTCCCTTTTCTACAATCTGGGCGTTACCTGTTACCAGCTCGGGGACTATGCAGCCGCCGAGACGGCCTTCCGGGCATTGCTGGACGGTTCAAGTGGTTTCCTGGCGCGTTATAACCTCGGCCTCGTGGCACTTGAGCGAGGGGATTCCAGGGCGGCCCGGGGCTGGTTCGAGCAATCCGCTGCCGACGGTTCTCCCGACAAGATCCGGGCCCTGGCCCTTGCCCAATTGCGCAAGCTTGGTGAAGCCGGTCAACAATCAGGCCGCCGAACCGAGCGCCGGGCCTATCTGGCCCTATCCGGCGGTTATGATTCCAACATTGCCGGTTTGCCGGAGGCCTCCGCCTCCAGTGAAGGCGGCATCTTCCTCGATGCACTGGCGGCCGGAACACTTGAACACCCGGCTGGCGCCCGCTCCCGCTTCGCCCTGGAAGTGGCGGCTTACGCCCGAAAATACCCGTCTGAAGGAAATTACGACACCCGTGTATTGCAGGGGCGTGCGGGCTGGACGGAAACGCTTGTCGACGGGGAGCGAGGTGCTGTGGTATCGGTTGTGCAGTCGTGGTTCGACAGTCGCTCCCTGGAACGTCGCTACGGGGTTGAAGGCTTCTATCGCTGGAACCGATGCCCGTTGGTGGGTAGCCCTGAGCAATGCGGCGTGAGCCTCGCAGCAGGCACTGTGAATGGCGGCCCGGATTATGGCGCCTACGATGGCCAGTGGTATCGGGCCCGACTGCACGCACTCAGGTATTACCGAAGCTGGCGCTTTGATGGCGAGTACACCCTTGACATCAATAATCGCCGGGACCTGCGTACTGCAGAGGAATTTATCAGTGTGTCACCCTACCGACATACCCTGGAAGTGGCGGCTCGTTACCGTTGGCGGCCGGATATTGTCGTCGGTGCCCTGGGCTCCGTTCGCCACAGCCGTTACCAGAGCCCCCATGTAGTGTTGGCCTCGGCCGGTGAGAGCGGGCGCCGAGAGGATAGCCGGGTTGAGATTGGTTTACTGGCAGAGCAATCGCTGAATGCGCGATGGCTGGTGCGGGGAGAGTGGCGGGTTCGTGATAACAGCAGCAGTCTGGCTCAGTACGGTTATACCCGCCAGACGGTCATGGTCACCCTGGAAGGTGCTTTCTAGCCCTGTCGCACAGGGCCAGAAGGCCGGGTGGGCAGTTACAGACCGGCATTCCTTAGCCGGTTGGCGTGTTGCCGGTAAACCGCTTTCGGGTCTGTCTCGAACAGACTGTGCAGTCCCAGCGCCTGATTCACTTCATCAAGATGGTTCATGAAGTAATTATCCCGGATAACCTTACCAAACCGGTTACTGCAGCGGCCGACCAGGCCATCATTCTGGCTGAAACCGAATGCCAGGCTGGTGGTTCCGAGAAGCGCATCGGACGGGTCCAGGGCATTGGTAAGCACGCCAGTGCCACCCCAGGAATAAAAACGCACACCGTTCGCCGAGTATGCGCCTTCGCCACATGCCGTCGTTGGCATACCGGCCGGAGCAAAGTTGTTGAATTCGGCACTTCCCTGGGTTGTCAGAGAGTAAAGGCTGGAGCGCAGATCCTGATCGTAACCACCGCCGGAGAGCAGATCAATCAGCCCTCCGAGCGCATCGCCGAGGCTCGCGGCCAGGCTTTCAGCGGGTGAGCCGTAGATCAGATCCGCAACCGGTGAGCCTTTGTGAGGCGAGCCCACCGACGTTACCGAGGCCACCAGATCCGGCCGGACCCTGGCGATGTAGCGGGCGGTGGGGCCGCCATGGCTGTGGCCGATCAGGTTCACCTTGCCATACACCGCGGCGATGGCCTGTACCTGCGGCAACAGGGCTTCCCCGCGAGCGATGGTGCTGTCCAGGGCTGGTACCTGGGTGGTATAGACATCGGCGCCGTATTTGCGGAGTTCTTCGGCCACGCCGTACCAGTAATCCACGCCGGCGATGGAATCGAATCCGAACATACCGTGCACCAGCACGATCGGATAACGGGTATCCGTGTAATCGGACGGGGTAGAGTCCCACCACCAGGCGGCAGAGGGTGCAGACCAGGCCACAGTCAGGGCCAGGGCCATTGCTTTGATCCAGAGTTTCATTGTCGTTCCTACAGTTTGATGTTGTGTTTGTTATTCAAACTGCGGCTCAACCTAACGGGTTGCTCCAGAGAATTCCTTCTCGTGCTGCATCCGCCGGATGGCAGACTGAGTGCGTCCGTGCGCTGACTTCGTTCTTGTGCTTGTTAGATTGGTGCCGTCAGAGCATCTCGGTAGAGATGCGACTAACATTTGATCAGTGGGGCTGGCAAGTCAACGGCGTAACGCGTAAGTCGGGGGGGTTCTATCCGGAACTGTGAGGCGCATCACATGAGTGGCCCCGCAGGACAAGCGTCGGCCTGACTTGCGGGGTGGCACATCCTGATCAGAGCGTGGCCATGACTCGCTTGGCCGCCGCCGTTGTATGGGCAATATCTTCTTCTGACAATGCCGCGCTGGTGAAGCCGGCTTCAAAGGCGGAGGGTGCCAGATAGATACCCTCTTTCAGCATACCCTGGAAGAACTTCTTGAACCGCTCCACATCGCAGGCCATCACCTGGTCGAAACGGGTAACCGTTGGCGCTTCGGTGAAGAAGAAACCGAACATGGCGCCGGCGCCCTGAACGGTCAGGGGGACGCCGGTGGCGTCGGCGGCCTCCTTCAGCCCCCGGCAAACGGCATGGGTTTTCTCGGTCAGGCGATCGTGAAAACCGGGCTCGGATATAGCGTTCAGCGTTGTCAGGCCCGCGCACATGGCGAGTGGATTTCCGCTCAGGGTGCCAGCCTGGTAGACCGGGCCCAGCGGCGAGATGTGTTCCATGATTTCCCGCTTGCCACCAAAGGCGCCCACCGGAAGCCCGCCGCCAATCACCTTGCCCAGAGCCGTGAGATCCGGCGTCACGCCAAACAAGCCCTGGGCGCCGCCCAGGGAGACCCGGAAGCCGGTCATTACCTCATCGAAGATCAGCACCGTGCCATACTCGTCGCAGACCTCTCGCAGAGCTTCAAGGAACCCCGGTACCGGCGGGATGCAGTTCATGTTGCCGGCCACCGGCTCCACGATAATGGCGGCAATCTCGTCGCCTATCTTGTTGAAGGTCTCCCGGACACCCTCGATGTCGTTGTAGGTCAGGGTAAGGGTGAGTTGGGCAAGGCTGGCCGGGATACCCGGTGAATTCGGTACGCCGAGGGTCAGTGCGCCGGAGCCGGCCTTGACCAGCAGGGAGTCCACATGACCGTGGTAGCAGCCTTCGAACTTCACGATCTTGTCTCGACCGGTGTATCCCCGGGCCAGCCGGATTGCGCTCATGGTTGCCTCGGTACCGGAGTTCACCATGCGCACCAGATCGATGGAGGGCACCAGTTCGCAGACCTTTTTGGCCATCTCGGTCTCAAGCGCCGTAGGTGCGCCATAGCCGACGCCCAGATCGACCTGGGCGTGCAGGGCATCCTTGATGCGCTGATCGCCGTGGCCAAGAATCATTGGTCCCCAGGAGCCAATGTAGTCGATATAGCGCTGGCCATCCTCGTCATACAGGTAGGCGCCCTCGGCGTGGTTGAAGAAGATGGGCGTTCCCCCGACACCGCGGAAGGCCCGGACCGGAGAATTTACGCCACCGGGAATGTATTTCTGCGCCTGCTCGAACAGGGTTTCGGAGTGCGTCATGGGTCTGGGCTCCTGTTATCTTGGAAGTGTAAAAAGTGGGTGGTGACGGGCGAATAGCTGTTCGAATTCGTGTGCCCGTTGTTCAATATCGTCAGCACTGCCCCCAAACAGGCCGCCAACCACGGCGAGCATGTCGGCACCGGCACGAATCAGGGGCTCTCCGTTTTCGGTGGTTACCCCGCCGATGGCCGTGAGGGGGCGGTTGAAGCGTTTCGCCTCGGTGAGCACTTCGGGCGATGCTGCCGGCGCCCCCGGTTTGGTTGATGAGGTGTAAAAACGCCCGAATGCGAGATAGTCGGCACCCTGTTCCAGCCCGGCCTGTGCCAGTGCAAGGTCGGCATGGCAGGTAATGCCGATGATGGCCTGCTCCCCGAGCAACCGGCGGGCTGCTGCCAGCGAGCCGTCGGTCTGTCCCAGGTGAACGCCCGCGGCCCCCACCCGTTTTGCCAGTTCCGGGTCATCATTGATCAGTAGTGGTACGCCGGCGTTCCGGCACGCAGCCTGAAGGTTGCTGGCCTGCGCTACCCGCTCGGCCATGGGGGCGGATTTTTCCCGGTATTGTACCATGACCGCCCCACCCCGCAGGGCTGCTTCAACCGATTCAATCAGCATGGCCGGTGGGGTCAACTGGCTATCGGTAATGGCGTACAGGCCCGGGCGAAGCCCTTTGCTCATCGCTCCCACAGAATTCCCCGGTCTGGCACCGGCTGGCCTTTGCCAACGTCGAGTGCGTGAAGGATCGCGTGGTTGACGTAGTTCTGTGCCTGGGAAATGGCTGCCCGGGCCGACAGGCCCGAGGCCCGGCCTGCAGCAATGGCCGCTGCCAGCGTGCAGCCGGTGCCATGGTATTCGCCGCCAATTCGCTCAATCTCCCAGCGCATCGGCTCCGGGCTGTGATTGTAAAGCGTGTTGGTGATGTGGATGCCGGTGCCGTGGCCCCCGGTCGCAAGAACCGACTGGCAACCGGTTTTCAGCAGGTTTCCGGCTGCCTCATCGGGGTTGTCACTGTGTCCCAACAGGGCCAGTTCGACACCGTTCGGGGTAATCATTTCGGCGAGGGGAAAGAGCCGCTCCTTCATGGCTTTGATCAGTTCATCGTCGGCCAGATCGCCACCACCGGCGGCCTTGATTACCGGGTCGGTAATCAAGGGCAACCCCGGGTGTTCGCCGATGAAGTCCACCAGAGCCTCCACGACGGCTGCATTACCCAGGGCACCGGTCTTGATCGCGTGAATCGGGACATCGTCGGCGAGACACCGAAGCTGTTGGCGAATGAGTTCCGCCGATACTGCTTCGGCACCATATACATTCCGGGTGTCCTGAACGGTGAGGCAGGTAATAACCGGCAAGGGATGACAGCCCAATGAGGTGACTGCCTGTATGTCAGCCTGAATACCGGCACCGCCGGACGGATCGAGGCCGGAAAGAATCAGCACCTGGGGTCGGGTATAGCGTTTGATGGCTCAGCTCCTCAAAACGGTTTGACAACAGCCAGGACAACAACGGCCAGCAGGATCAGAACCGGCAGCTCATTGAACCAGCGGTAGAATACGTGGCTTCGGGTATTTCGGTCGTCCCGGAACACTTTGACAAGATGCCCGCAATAGAAATGGTAAACGATCAGTACGGCCACCAGTAACAGCTTGGCGTGCAGCCAGCCCTGGCTGAAATAGCCAGAGGCATTATAACTGATCAGCCACACCCCGAAGACAACCGTAGCAACCATCGAAGGCGTGGTAATGCCCCGGTAAAGCTTGCGCTCCATGATCTTGAACCGCTCTCGCCCGGGTTCATCCTCGCAGGCGGCGTGGTAGACGAACAGCCTGGGCAGATAGAAGATCCCGGCAAACCAGCAAACCATGGAAATTATGTGGAAGGCTTTGACCCACAGCATTCGTCAGCTCCGTCGGTATTGGTAATAACTTTCGATGTCGGATTTAAGCACCACACCATAAACCCGCTGGATCATGGGTGCCACGTGACGTTGTACGTACAGGGCCTCGGCATTGGTTGACTCGAATTCATTGAGGGCTTCCTCAAGGGTTGCCTGGTACTGGACCGGCGCAACGTCGCGGCGGTTGGCAGGGATGTCCATCAGGTCGATGGACTCCGGTGGAACAATCTCTTCTGCGGCTACCAGCTTTTCCGTGTCTTCCAGGTAGCGGGCGAGATCCACCGCCGGTAACAGGGCGGTGGGCCCGTTACTGCCCTCGACCAGCAGCCACTTGGGTTCGGATTTCAGCACTTTCCGGGCTTCCTCAACGGACAGATGTCGTTCGGTCCGCAAAATGCCGCGATCCATAATGGCTCCCACGGATACCCTGCGCAGGGCCTGGATCACCGGTGAATTCTGATAGCTCAGTCCCTGATTCTTGAGGATGGTCAGAAACAGCGATTTTTTCCGGAACGCTTCGCTGGTTACCAGGCTTGAGGTAGTGATAATCAACATACCCGGAAGGATGATATTGGGGTTGCGGGTCAGCTCCATAAGCGCCATCAGGGCGGCCAGTGGCGCCTGCAGGACCGCGCCCATCATGGCACCCATTCCCAGCATCGCGTAGAAGCCAACGGAAGAGGCGTGCTCAGGCATGATCTGGGCTCCGACCAGGCCCATGGCGCCGCCCAGGGTTGCCCCCATGAACAGTGTCGGGCCAATAACGCCGCTGGGCATGCCCAGTCCGATCGACAGCGAGGTGATGACCAGCTTGGCAATGCCCACGCCCAGCAGTAACCAGAACCCGAGCTGGCCATTGATGGTTTCGTTTACCGTGTCGTAGCCGATCCCCATGGTTTCGGGAACCAGAACAGCGAACGGCATCATCAGAACGCCGGCGATGGTGATGCGCAGAAGGACCGGCCGGTGGTTGTGTTTGCCCATGGCATCCACCAGGTGAATAAACAGGGCTGCGGCAATACCGATACTGACTGCAATCACCAGAATCCAGGGAACTTCCAACAGGGAGTTCATGGTCAGGGCGGGCACACTGAAAGCGGGCTCGGTGCCGTACACCGCCTGGGTGACAATGGCGGCGCTGACCGCCGCCAGTATGATGGGGGTGAAGCCGGCAATGGTGTACTCCATCATCACCACCTCCATGGAGAAGAGGACACCGGAGATGGGCGTATTGAATGATGCCGATATTGCCGCTGCGCAGCCGCAGGCAACCAGGGTCCGGATACTGTTGTTGGGTAGCCGCATCCACTGGCCCATCAGGCTGGAGAACGCCGCCCCCAAATGCACCGCCGGCCCCTCCCGGCCTGCCGACTGGCCGCTGACAACCGTGGCCACACCGGAGATGAACTGCACGATGGCGCTGCGGACGGAAATATAGCCCTGGTGATAGTTGAGCCGTTCCATGACATGGACAATGCCCACCTTGCGGTCATGGGTGGCCAGTCGGTGGAACATCCAGCCCAGTCCAAGAGCGCCGGCCAGCGGAAGCAGGGCGCGGGTCAGCAGGTTCAGTTCCTCGAACGACTCAAAGCCTTCGCCCGGAAGGAAATGTTCAAGGGGCCATTCGATGGCCAGTCGGAAGGCCAGGATTACGCCGCCCGTGATCAGGCCCGATAACAGGCCGAGCACCGCCAGTTGCGGCAATGCGTCCACTCCGGAGAGTCTGCGCCGGAATACGGGGATCAGGTTCTCGGTAATCTGGTGCCAGATTTTCTGCATGAGGCAGGGGTTCCGGTGAAAATGGGCAGACCGTCAGAAAGTTTCTGACAACATTGTAACGGTCGCCCAGAGGGCTGCAATAAGTCATTGGTTTATCATGGTAGACTACGCAGTCAATCCTCAAAATCGTGATACGACGTCGCTGGAGAGAAAGGTGGTTAAAGTAGGCATCGTTGGTGGCACCGGATACACCGGTGTGGAGCTGCTGAGAATCCTCGCGGTTCACCCTGAAGTTTCTGTCCGTTGCATTACCTCACGCTCGGAGGCGGGCGTGCCGGTGGCGGACATGTACTCCAATTTGCGTGGGCATTACGATCTGGCGTTTTCCGAGCCCGATGCCGGCGTGCTGGCGGACTGCGATCTGGTTTTCTTTGCAACGCCCCACGGAGTCGCCATGAGAATGGTGCCAGACCTGATTGCCGCAGGTGTGCGTGTGGTCGATCTTTCTGCCGATTTCCGGCTGAAAGACCTGGACGTCTGGGCGAACTGGTACGGCATGCCGCACGAGAGCCCGGAGTGGGCTGAGAAAGCAGTCTACGGGCTGCCGGAAGTGGTCCGCGATGAAATCCGTGGTGCACAACTGGTGGCAAACCCGGGCTGTTACCCGACGGCTGTTCAACTGGGTTTTCTGCCGCTGCTTGAACATGGCCTGGTGGACCCCGCGCGACTGATCGCGGATGCGAAGTCCGGAGCCAGCGGTGCTGGCCGGCAAGGCAGCATCGGCATGTTGCACGGCGAGATTGGGGAGAGCTTCAAGGCGTATGGCGCGTCAGGCCATCGGCATTTGCCCGAGATCCGACAGGGCCTTGCCAATGCAGCCGGCGGCAAGGTGGGCGTGACCTTCGTGCCCCACCTGATCCCGATGATCCGGGGGATTGAGGCCACGCTTTATGCGGAACTGAAAGATCCGGCGGACTTCGACCGGCTGCAGGCACTTTTCGAAGAGCGGTACGAAGCCGAGCCGTTCGTGGATGTGATGCCCTTTGGCAGTCACCCGGAAACGCGGAGCGTGAGGGGAGCAAACCAGTGTCGGATGGCTCTGCATCGCCAGGAGCAGAGCAACATTGTTATTGTCACGTCGGTGATCGATAACCTGGTCAAGGGCGCTGCCGGGCAAGCGGTTCAGAATATGAATATCATGTTCGGGCTGAAAGAAACCATGGGCCTTGACGCGCCGGCACTTCTGCCGTGATGCCGAAGGAAACATTGTGAGCAAGCACAGAAAACCGGCCCAGGAATATGTTGTCATCCCGCACCGGCCCGGGTACCGCCTGCGCAGAACAGCGATCCTGCTGGTTTTCACCATTGTAGCAGCGG
This sequence is a window from Marinobacter subterrani. Protein-coding genes within it:
- the hemL gene encoding glutamate-1-semialdehyde 2,1-aminomutase, with amino-acid sequence MTHSETLFEQAQKYIPGGVNSPVRAFRGVGGTPIFFNHAEGAYLYDEDGQRYIDYIGSWGPMILGHGDQRIKDALHAQVDLGVGYGAPTALETEMAKKVCELVPSIDLVRMVNSGTEATMSAIRLARGYTGRDKIVKFEGCYHGHVDSLLVKAGSGALTLGVPNSPGIPASLAQLTLTLTYNDIEGVRETFNKIGDEIAAIIVEPVAGNMNCIPPVPGFLEALREVCDEYGTVLIFDEVMTGFRVSLGGAQGLFGVTPDLTALGKVIGGGLPVGAFGGKREIMEHISPLGPVYQAGTLSGNPLAMCAGLTTLNAISEPGFHDRLTEKTHAVCRGLKEAADATGVPLTVQGAGAMFGFFFTEAPTVTRFDQVMACDVERFKKFFQGMLKEGIYLAPSAFEAGFTSAALSEEDIAHTTAAAKRVMATL
- the argC gene encoding N-acetyl-gamma-glutamyl-phosphate reductase, with product MVKVGIVGGTGYTGVELLRILAVHPEVSVRCITSRSEAGVPVADMYSNLRGHYDLAFSEPDAGVLADCDLVFFATPHGVAMRMVPDLIAAGVRVVDLSADFRLKDLDVWANWYGMPHESPEWAEKAVYGLPEVVRDEIRGAQLVANPGCYPTAVQLGFLPLLEHGLVDPARLIADAKSGASGAGRQGSIGMLHGEIGESFKAYGASGHRHLPEIRQGLANAAGGKVGVTFVPHLIPMIRGIEATLYAELKDPADFDRLQALFEERYEAEPFVDVMPFGSHPETRSVRGANQCRMALHRQEQSNIVIVTSVIDNLVKGAAGQAVQNMNIMFGLKETMGLDAPALLP
- the thiD gene encoding bifunctional hydroxymethylpyrimidine kinase/phosphomethylpyrimidine kinase — its product is MLSGLDPSGGAGIQADIQAVTSLGCHPLPVITCLTVQDTRNVYGAEAVSAELIRQQLRCLADDVPIHAIKTGALGNAAVVEALVDFIGEHPGLPLITDPVIKAAGGGDLADDELIKAMKERLFPLAEMITPNGVELALLGHSDNPDEAAGNLLKTGCQSVLATGGHGTGIHITNTLYNHSPEPMRWEIERIGGEYHGTGCTLAAAIAAGRASGLSARAAISQAQNYVNHAILHALDVGKGQPVPDRGILWER
- a CDS encoding anti-sigma factor family protein, whose amino-acid sequence is MTCKETRANLPTYIINGLSPAEHDQVVQHLASCDACNEVLESERVLNEALRERFVIPPPSPDFEQRVFAASGKNADGGWSHSVLGGAIAAALALGVGLGVLLNSGGPAEGDASGLGSVASVAVDAEKPEAPVVAPVDKTVRLAFRSGEALENVTLTLELPPNVELASWPGRRKLSWQVSLEAGENVLSLPLKLLFPGAGELVARLDTGDRQKTFHAPIPEYPEQPVEDPES
- a CDS encoding lipase family alpha/beta hydrolase, yielding MKLWIKAMALALTVAWSAPSAAWWWDSTPSDYTDTRYPIVLVHGMFGFDSIAGVDYWYGVAEELRKYGADVYTTQVPALDSTIARGEALLPQVQAIAAVYGKVNLIGHSHGGPTARYIARVRPDLVASVTSVGSPHKGSPVADLIYGSPAESLAASLGDALGGLIDLLSGGGYDQDLRSSLYSLTTQGSAEFNNFAPAGMPTTACGEGAYSANGVRFYSWGGTGVLTNALDPSDALLGTTSLAFGFSQNDGLVGRCSNRFGKVIRDNYFMNHLDEVNQALGLHSLFETDPKAVYRQHANRLRNAGL
- the thiE gene encoding thiamine phosphate synthase: MSKGLRPGLYAITDSQLTPPAMLIESVEAALRGGAVMVQYREKSAPMAERVAQASNLQAACRNAGVPLLINDDPELAKRVGAAGVHLGQTDGSLAAARRLLGEQAIIGITCHADLALAQAGLEQGADYLAFGRFYTSSTKPGAPAASPEVLTEAKRFNRPLTAIGGVTTENGEPLIRAGADMLAVVGGLFGGSADDIEQRAHEFEQLFARHHPLFTLPR
- the hemJ gene encoding protoporphyrinogen oxidase HemJ; the encoded protein is MLWVKAFHIISMVCWFAGIFYLPRLFVYHAACEDEPGRERFKIMERKLYRGITTPSMVATVVFGVWLISYNASGYFSQGWLHAKLLLVAVLIVYHFYCGHLVKVFRDDRNTRSHVFYRWFNELPVLILLAVVVLAVVKPF
- a CDS encoding chloride channel protein, yielding MQKIWHQITENLIPVFRRRLSGVDALPQLAVLGLLSGLITGGVILAFRLAIEWPLEHFLPGEGFESFEELNLLTRALLPLAGALGLGWMFHRLATHDRKVGIVHVMERLNYHQGYISVRSAIVQFISGVATVVSGQSAGREGPAVHLGAAFSSLMGQWMRLPNNSIRTLVACGCAAAISASFNTPISGVLFSMEVVMMEYTIAGFTPIILAAVSAAIVTQAVYGTEPAFSVPALTMNSLLEVPWILVIAVSIGIAAALFIHLVDAMGKHNHRPVLLRITIAGVLMMPFAVLVPETMGIGYDTVNETINGQLGFWLLLGVGIAKLVITSLSIGLGMPSGVIGPTLFMGATLGGAMGLVGAQIMPEHASSVGFYAMLGMGAMMGAVLQAPLAALMALMELTRNPNIILPGMLIITTSSLVTSEAFRKKSLFLTILKNQGLSYQNSPVIQALRRVSVGAIMDRGILRTERHLSVEEARKVLKSEPKWLLVEGSNGPTALLPAVDLARYLEDTEKLVAAEEIVPPESIDLMDIPANRRDVAPVQYQATLEEALNEFESTNAEALYVQRHVAPMIQRVYGVVLKSDIESYYQYRRS
- a CDS encoding RNA polymerase sigma factor, whose product is MAIFPFKPSKARRFEILVQPHLEAMYRFAFRLAGQQQDAEDLVQDVVAKLYPRLDELESVEQLRPWLNRVLYRQFIDQVRRRNRQGDRSLTELIGAEGQADWLDSLESDHVGPDLQLEQARLGPVLDRVLATLTPDQRTLLLLHDVDGWRQEHLAEVLDIPVGTVKSRLHRCRAALRKKLQRELEPVEPVGRVGE
- a CDS encoding tetratricopeptide repeat protein, with the translated sequence MLAHWLALSLSVLLVAPLGLQAAETDAGMEQLQDGIQSFESGNLQAARAHFENAIAAGLTSPSLFYNLGVTCYQLGDYAAAETAFRALLDGSSGFLARYNLGLVALERGDSRAARGWFEQSAADGSPDKIRALALAQLRKLGEAGQQSGRRTERRAYLALSGGYDSNIAGLPEASASSEGGIFLDALAAGTLEHPAGARSRFALEVAAYARKYPSEGNYDTRVLQGRAGWTETLVDGERGAVVSVVQSWFDSRSLERRYGVEGFYRWNRCPLVGSPEQCGVSLAAGTVNGGPDYGAYDGQWYRARLHALRYYRSWRFDGEYTLDINNRRDLRTAEEFISVSPYRHTLEVAARYRWRPDIVVGALGSVRHSRYQSPHVVLASAGESGRREDSRVEIGLLAEQSLNARWLVRGEWRVRDNSSSLAQYGYTRQTVMVTLEGAF